In Oncorhynchus keta strain PuntledgeMale-10-30-2019 chromosome 19, Oket_V2, whole genome shotgun sequence, a single genomic region encodes these proteins:
- the LOC118398035 gene encoding glycoprotein endo-alpha-1,2-mannosidase-like protein has protein sequence MTRLRKKAFIALFLFTLFIFGTMMGLRTLNPSDGFSDLAPGMGEFVRERGGDHRRPVSNDMVVSPGQSHLASDTKVVFTKSDRDYSIFYDVQIFYYLWYGTPQMDGKYIHWDHVLVPHWDPKIAPSHAKGRHTPPEDIASSFFPELGPYSSRDPSVLESHMSQIEAAAAGVLVLSWYPPGIADNHGEPCEDLVPAVMDAAHRHSIKVAFHIQPYKGRTDLSMHDNIKYIIDKYGNHGAFYRFRSTTGRILPLFYVYDSYLTSPEAWADLLHPTGAHTIRGTPYDGVFLALVVEERHKHEILAGGFNGMYTYFASNGFSFGSSHQNWKAVKAFCDGNNLLFVPSAGPGYVDTPVRPWNNHNTRNRVNGRYYETSLQAALSVRPEIVTITSFNEWHEGTQIEKAVPRKTVSRLYLDYQPHGSDLYLELTRKWAEHFNKEKDKWLM, from the exons ATGACACGGCTGCGCAAGAAAGCTTTCATTGCACTTTTCTTATTCACTCTCTTCATCTTCGGGACCATGATGGGCCTCAGAACACTGAATCCAAGCGATGGCTTCTCAGACCTTGCCCCGGGGATGGGAGAGTTTGTGAGGGAAAGAGGAGGCGACCATCGACGGCCAGTCTCAAACGACATGGTAGTTTCCCCTGGTCAGTCCCATCTAGCCAGCGACACCAAAGTCGTCTTCACAAAATCCGACCGTGACTACAGTATATTCTACGACGTACAAATATTCTATTACCTGTGGTATGGCACCCCACAGATGGACGGTAAATATATTCACTGGGACCATGTTCTAGTGCCGCACTGGGACCCTAAGATCGCCCCCAGCCACGCCAAAGGAAGACATACTCCTCCAGAGGACATTGCGTCGAGTTTCTTCCCGGAGCTAGGACCATACAGTTCTAGAGACCCCTCCGTGCTCGAGTCACATATGTCGCAAATTGAAGCGGCTGCAGCAG GTGTACTGGTTCTGTCCTGGTATCCACCTGGCATTGCAGACAACCATGGTGAGCCATGTGAAGACCTGGTGCCTGCTGTCATGGACGCTGCCCACAGACACAGCATCAAG GTGGCGTTCCACATCCAGCCGTACAAGGGTCGGACCGACCTCAGCATGCATGATAACATCAAATACATCATTGACAA GTACGGGAACCACGGCGCCTTCTACCGCTTCAGGTCGACTACAGGGCGGATCCTTCCTCTGTTCTATGTCTACGACTCCTACCTGACCTCGCCTGAAGCCTGGGCCGACCTGCTCCACCCCACCGGCGCCCACACCATCCGCGGCACGCCCTACGATGGTGTCTTCCTCGCCCTGGTCGTAGAGGAACGCCACAAACACGAAATCCTGGCCGGTGGCTTCAACGGCATGTATACATACTTCGCCTCCAACGGCTTCTCCTTCGGCTCCTCTCACCAGAACTGGAAGGCAGTTAAGGCCTTCTGTGATGGTAACAACCTGCTGTTTGTGCCCAGCGCCGGGCCAGGATACGTCGACACCCCAGTGAGGCCATGGAACAACCACAATACGAGGAACAGGGTCAACGGACGCTATTACGAGACTAGCCTGCAGGCGGCGTTGTCTGTGCGGCCGGAGATTGTGACCATCACGTCATTCAACGAGTGGCACGAGGGGACACAGATTGAGAAGGCGGTGCCTAGGAAGACGGTGTCGCGGCTGTATCTCGACTACCAGCCCCACGGGTCAGATCTGTACCTGGAACTCACCAGGAAGTGGGCCGAACACTTCAACAAGGAGAAAGACAAGTGGCTCATGTAG